The window GCTCCGACCAGTCGCTCGGTCGGAACCGCTTTCCCTTCGACGTGATGCCCTGAATGAAAAATTCGGTTGGAGCTTCTTCGGCCATGTAGGAATACCTGTGTAACTGCCCAGCGGGATGACAGCAAAGCGGACGGCACGGCGACATGCACTGCGTGAACTCGCCATGCCGACGAATCGCGCCACCGGAAACCGCCAGGGGCCGACTGAACTGCCTCGGCGCTGGTCATGACGGCGCACCGCGTGAGGGCTTTCTGAGCCGCGCGAGCCGTGTCCCGCAAGCGAAATATGGGCTTGCTGGGCTTTGGGATAACCGCAAGATTATAGCGCAGCGGACCTTTTTCCGCAGCGCACACAAGACTTGTCCGACACTTGCGAGCGGCTTTCAGACAGCTTGCCCGGCCTTTTAGCCGACTCGTCAAACGGGGCGAAATCCTTTATGCTGCATTGAGTTACCACAAACGACGGCGGCGCCGTCCGGCAATCCTGCCGGGTGAGACCGCCGTATTTGTTTCATGACCGCCAAGAAAATTCGCCACTATCTGCAGTTCAAGGATTTCTCGCTGGACGACTACGAGTACGTGCTCGAACGCGCGCGCATTCTGAAGCGCAAATTCAAGAGCTACGAGACTTATCACCCGCTGCACGATCGCACGCTGGCCATGATCTTCGAAAAGAATTCGACACGCACGCGCCTGTCGTTCGAAGCCGGCATCTTCCAGCTGGGCGGCCACGCGGTGTTCATGAGCACGCGCGACACCCAGCTCGGCCGCGGCGAACCGATCGAAGACGCGGCGCAAGTCATCTCGCGCATGGTCGACATCATCATGATCCGCACGTTCGGCCAGGACATTCTCAAGCGCTTCGCCGAGAATTCGCGTGTGCCGGTGATCAACGGGCTGACCAACGAATATCACCCGTGCCAGGTGCTGGCGGACATTTTCACGTACTTCGAACACCGTGGCCCGATTCGCGGCAAGACGGTGGCATGGGTCGGCGACGCCAACAACATGCTGTACACGTGGATTGAAGCCGCGCAGATCCTCGGCTTCAAACTGCGCCTGTCCACGCCGCCGGGCTACAAGCTCGATCACACCATGGTTGCCGCGGAAAGCGCGCCGTTCTACGAAGAGTTCGACGACCCGAACGAAGCCTGCGCGGGCGCCGATCTCGTCACAACCGACGTCTGGACCAGCATGGGCTTCGAAGCTGAAAACGAAGCGCGCAAGAAAGCCTTCGCCGACTGGTGCGTCGACGCCGACATGATGGCGCGCGCCAACGCCGACGCGCTGTTCATGCACTGCCTGCCCGCCCACCGCGGCGAGGAAGTCAGCGCCGAAGTGATCGACGGCCCGCAAAGCGTCGTGTGGGACGAAGCGGAAAATCGTCTGCACGTGCAAAAGGCGTTGATGGAATACCTGCTGCTCGGCAAGCTGAATCACTGAGCGAGCCGCTGCCCAGCACGATCAGCAGCATCTGCGTGAAGCGCGACGGGGCCTTGAATACGAGGCAAGGCATCCACGTCAGCGCCACGCATCCGGCCGAATGTCAGGGCTTCATAAGAGCCTGGCCGACCCGCCACCTAGCCCCAAAACCGCGGGCGCGTGGCGGTTTAGTGTCAAAATAGTGCTTTTTCCGCGCTCCGGAACCGCCGGCGCGCCTTGTTTTCCCGCTTTTTCCAGCTACGAGTTCACCATGAGCGATATCAAGAAAGTCGTGCTCGCCTATTCGGGCGGCCTCGACACCTCCGTCATCCTGAAGTGGTTGCAGGACAATTACGACGCCGAAGTCGTCACGTTCACGGCCGACATCGGCCAGGGCGAAGAGCTGGAACCGGCGCGCAAGAAAGCCCTGCAACTCGGCATCAAGCAGGACAACATCTTCATCGAAGACCTGCGCGAAGAATTCGTGCGCGACTACGTGTTCCCGATGTTCCGCGCCAACACGATTTATGA is drawn from Burkholderia sp. 9120 and contains these coding sequences:
- the argF gene encoding ornithine carbamoyltransferase, giving the protein MTAKKIRHYLQFKDFSLDDYEYVLERARILKRKFKSYETYHPLHDRTLAMIFEKNSTRTRLSFEAGIFQLGGHAVFMSTRDTQLGRGEPIEDAAQVISRMVDIIMIRTFGQDILKRFAENSRVPVINGLTNEYHPCQVLADIFTYFEHRGPIRGKTVAWVGDANNMLYTWIEAAQILGFKLRLSTPPGYKLDHTMVAAESAPFYEEFDDPNEACAGADLVTTDVWTSMGFEAENEARKKAFADWCVDADMMARANADALFMHCLPAHRGEEVSAEVIDGPQSVVWDEAENRLHVQKALMEYLLLGKLNH